The DNA segment CTTTAAAAAGTTCGATTCATAGAGCTGAATTGCAGGTTCAATCCAATCAGACTGACATTCAACCGAAGACTCAGACGAATAGCCTCTATGCATTGCGCCCGGTGTAGTTATGTCATCAATTACGTCCTCCGCCAGATAAGGAGACGATCCATTGTCTGAAACCTGAGATCCATCATCAGTAACCTGAGAAATCACGGCTGGTAGCAGTACCCTAAATGCAGAAAAGAGAAGGCATCACAATCAACATGAAAAATAGAAAATTGATGATATATGATTTAGATCTTGAACCTAATAATGGAATATTACAaaaataaagttatttaatgGGAGAATCAAACAGAGAAATTCTCACAAACGAAAAAAACATCAAGAAAGTATTGTTCTACATAAAGAAGTGCCAAAAAAATCTCTTGGATATAAGCAGAGGTTTACTGGTTTCTAAAATCTCACAAATCGCTCATTCTTTATCTCAAATTAGTTCTTTTTTCTCCAAGTGAAGGATTCAAGCAAAAGTCCAACATCCAAAAGAAACACTTATCGCATACTTACTTGCAACAGTACCATGAGAACAGCCAAAATGAACTCAACGACGATAAAAGAAGGGCGAAAAAGGATATTTTACGCATGGATACGAAGCTTATCTTACTGCTGAAGAGTCGAGATGGCATCGTCGGCCTCCTCCCTCGACGGCGCCGTACCGAACACGTACCGTTCAAGGGTTCCGACCCCGTCGTCCACCACTACCCCCTCGTCCCACGCATGCTCCTCTCCTCCGACCCGCTCCCACTCCTCCCCGTCGAAGAGCGCGTCGCGGGAGTCACTGACCGCCCCCTTCCTCGCGGCGGAGTCTAAGGTGGGCGCCGAGGACGAGTGCGGAGACGTCGCGCCAGACGACGAGACGCGCAGGACAGGGGCCGAACTTCCGGCGCGCGCGGCCGAGAGCGGCCCTCTGACGCGGCCCGCACCAGCCCCGACAGCGCGTCCGACGGCCCGAAGCATGTCGCCGCTGATCATTCCCGTGGAGCGTCGCATCATCGTGGGTATGTCTCCAAAAGAAAACGATGAGGACGTGAAAGAACCAACAAAAGAGGGGGAGCGGTTGGCGAAAGGAGGCGAACGCCGCGGTGTCGCGCTCTGAGATGGAACACGATGCCTATAAATGCGAAGCCGCAGGTGTGCGTACCGAAGACGGGTATCCGTCTTTGCTTTCTTCATTAATATCCTATCTTTACAGCTGATGTTATTCCAATTTTAATTGCAGAATCTCCACAGATTGCGGTTTTCAAAAGCCGATGAAATCCAATTTAATTCTagcaaataaattattattattattattattattattattattattattattattattattattatatatcaaaatttaatatttattgaTTGATGAATTAAGCCTCTTAAAATGAGATTTTAAATCTTAAAGAGGGGTTGTGATTAGAAGAATATCCTtttgcataataatattaaattttaaattgaTAATTTATTTGAAAACATGAGATAGAAAAGGtaaacattttaatttttatttttatttttaaaatctgATGATAACCATTATATATAAAACTTTTAAATCAttggaggatatatatatatatatatatatatatatatatatagcagatGTGTTATATtaatatcaaaacttggaagagaaTATATGTTATTTCTAATATATTAAAAGGATATCTTTCCAGGAAAAGAAACCCTTTGCTACTTTGGGTGGTGTGGCAAATCTGTGTCTTACAGCTGAGAAGCATAACGAATCTCTTTGCTTTATATGCATAATATGATCGACTTTGTGTTTGTGATGACAAAACTGTTCATCTGTTTTGAGAATACATCATCTGAGTTTTAGTAGCTCCATGGCGTGCTCTACTTGCTCAGCATCACCTGATACTTGTTTGAGCAGGTTCTGCACCCCATCCACCCATCTCAGCATGGTCGTGCTGTTCTCACACTCGAACTCTATCGATCCTTGAGCTGTTCTCAGTCCAAAGCAGCATCTTTCTCCGGCGCGCTCAGGCCATGCTGCAACATCATCATACACGCCATAAACAACACCTGATCACCACAGGTTTTGTCAGATCATGTCAAAGCAGGTCATGTTTTGCGTTTGAGATTCGGAAGACTCACTCTTTTTCTTCTTGGAGAGTGCACCTCCTATGTGCTTGCTCTTGAGCTTTACTATGACCTGGGGATTGTGTCCATGTCACGTTAGCACAGATGATTAAGCTTTAGAACATGCGATGAtgagcttcgtttgattcttccttTACCTGTGACTTCCTGTTGATGTAGATCGACACTCTCTTCCAGTGTAGAGTTCCTGCAAATCGAATCGACTCGAGTTGTATGTATGATCCATTGTTGCTGAATTGTGTGAATCTGATCTGGATTGAGGTGTTCTGCCGTACCTTTTCCGGTGCGTTTGAGCAGCTCGCCTTCTTTGCACCAGATATCTGGGCTGCAACACTGACTCTTCTCGTACGGGATGACGGCAGCGTTGTTCCTTGCTTCTCTTTGCAGTCTCGACTTCAATGCTGCAGCTCCTCGTAATGCTGTTCAGTGA comes from the Musa acuminata AAA Group cultivar baxijiao chromosome BXJ2-8, Cavendish_Baxijiao_AAA, whole genome shotgun sequence genome and includes:
- the LOC135619125 gene encoding uncharacterized protein LOC135619125; translated protein: MKKAKTDTRLRYAHLRLRIYRHRVPSQSATPRRSPPFANRSPSFVGSFTSSSFSFGDIPTMMRRSTGMISGDMLRAVGRAVGAGAGRVRGPLSAARAGSSAPVLRVSSSGATSPHSSSAPTLDSAARKGAVSDSRDALFDGEEWERVGGEEHAWDEGVVVDDGVGTLERYVFGTAPSREEADDAISTLQQVLLPAVISQVTDDGSQVSDNGSSPYLAEDVIDDITTPGAMHRGYSSESSVECQSDWIEPAIQLYESNFLKSRGEERVFNALQLYQRNATVQRMVVSLSSDAAVWDAVMNNEVVQELRRSFHEDGSASSEIGNSDEHADTKTSFLGRILGTAKSKIMEFIDQISKLAHQIFHTEKELNKKNTAFDDAVKSSFMISIIVFMIVIVTRINKP